In the genome of Haloarcula limicola, one region contains:
- a CDS encoding ABC transporter permease, with protein MSTSTSATTRLRGLSFRAIIAVVFAFLLLPVIIVVLTSFTTQSFPAIPQEGVSLAWYEQLLQDDKLINALTVSLVVATASAILSGIIGTIAAIGFVRAEFPYKQQVSTVMLLPMIISPVITGIALVRYFGTIQLPSGYPALVLGHTVLSLPYVFLLVRSELLTFDEDLERASRVLGADPVTTFRNVTGPIISPAILAGGFIAFVVSFGEFTATQFLISPGTSTVPVVIYTMLRTGLTPTINALSVVLIVIMLVVALSSRRLTSS; from the coding sequence ATGAGCACGAGCACGAGCGCCACAACGCGACTGCGCGGGCTTTCGTTCCGTGCCATCATCGCCGTGGTGTTTGCCTTCCTGCTCTTGCCAGTCATCATCGTCGTGCTGACGTCGTTCACCACGCAGTCGTTCCCGGCAATTCCACAGGAGGGCGTCTCGCTAGCGTGGTATGAGCAGCTCCTGCAGGACGACAAGCTGATCAATGCACTGACGGTGAGCCTGGTCGTCGCGACGGCATCAGCGATTCTCTCGGGTATCATCGGCACTATCGCGGCGATCGGATTTGTGCGCGCTGAGTTCCCCTACAAACAGCAGGTCTCGACTGTAATGTTGCTGCCGATGATCATCTCGCCTGTCATCACAGGCATTGCGCTTGTCCGATACTTTGGGACGATTCAGCTTCCGTCTGGTTACCCAGCACTCGTTCTGGGTCATACTGTGCTCTCGCTTCCATATGTGTTCCTGCTCGTCCGATCAGAATTGCTGACGTTCGACGAGGACCTCGAACGCGCGTCGCGGGTGCTCGGTGCTGACCCGGTAACGACGTTCCGCAACGTGACTGGACCAATCATCTCACCGGCCATCCTCGCCGGCGGGTTCATCGCCTTTGTCGTCTCGTTTGGCGAGTTTACCGCGACGCAATTTCTGATCTCTCCCGGCACGAGCACTGTTCCGGTCGTTATCTACACAATGCTCCGGACGGGACTGACGCCGACGATCAACGCGCTCTCGGTCGTGCTTATCGTCATCATGCTCGTGGTCGCACTGTCCAGTCGCCGTCTCACCTCCTCCTGA
- a CDS encoding ABC transporter ATP-binding protein, protein MGDVALFEVTNLTKHFPITKGVLRRQIGAVRAVDGIDLTVQRGETVGLVGESGCGKSTAARTMLRLEEPTSGSIRFDGREVTEMSGDALTAFRRNAQMIFQDPSASFDPRMSIGESVAEPLGIHGITDRTLRREVVTDLLERVGLSANDIDRYPHEFSGGQKQRIALARALVLGPDLLLADEPTSALDVSVKSEILTLIADIQREFDLGVLFISHDMGVVRQICDRTLVMYLGEIVEAAPTKRLFESPQHPYTEVLVASIPTIDPRKRGHRVRLRGAVPSPSDPPSGCRFHTRCPKVIPPEGYDLEQRNWRAILDFRLRLAKEQIEPEALRATVATETACPSEHVADDHIQETIRAALDLPRSLDDPQADAILTAALNRVLTDDVTGAHELLADAFPTICARDTPDTVWLTDEHSAACHLLESDDARY, encoded by the coding sequence ATGGGTGACGTGGCGCTGTTCGAGGTGACGAATCTCACGAAACACTTCCCGATCACGAAAGGCGTTCTTCGACGACAAATTGGGGCTGTCAGGGCCGTTGACGGTATCGACCTTACGGTTCAGCGCGGTGAGACCGTTGGCCTCGTCGGCGAATCTGGCTGTGGGAAATCGACCGCCGCACGGACGATGCTTCGCCTCGAAGAACCGACGAGCGGCTCGATTCGGTTCGATGGACGAGAGGTTACGGAGATGTCGGGCGACGCGCTCACGGCGTTTCGGCGGAACGCACAGATGATATTTCAGGATCCGAGCGCCAGTTTCGACCCGCGAATGTCCATTGGTGAATCCGTCGCCGAACCGCTTGGTATCCATGGCATTACCGACCGGACGCTTCGCCGAGAGGTTGTAACGGATCTGTTAGAGCGTGTCGGCTTATCGGCGAACGATATCGATAGATATCCGCACGAGTTCTCCGGCGGACAGAAACAGCGCATCGCACTCGCCCGGGCGCTCGTCTTGGGCCCGGATCTCCTGCTCGCTGACGAACCGACCAGCGCGTTAGACGTCTCCGTAAAGTCCGAGATTCTTACCCTCATCGCGGATATTCAACGGGAGTTCGACCTCGGAGTCCTTTTCATAAGTCATGATATGGGGGTCGTTCGGCAGATCTGTGACCGCACCCTTGTAATGTATTTGGGCGAAATCGTCGAAGCCGCCCCGACCAAGCGTCTCTTTGAGTCTCCACAACACCCATATACAGAGGTTCTCGTTGCATCGATTCCAACTATCGATCCTCGGAAGCGTGGCCACCGAGTCAGGTTGCGTGGCGCCGTCCCATCTCCGAGTGACCCGCCAAGTGGTTGCCGGTTCCACACTCGGTGTCCAAAAGTTATCCCACCCGAGGGATATGACCTTGAACAGCGCAACTGGCGAGCAATCCTTGACTTCCGACTTCGACTTGCCAAGGAGCAAATCGAGCCTGAAGCCCTTCGAGCGACCGTCGCTACCGAGACCGCCTGTCCCAGTGAACACGTCGCGGACGACCACATTCAAGAGACCATTCGAGCGGCTCTTGACCTGCCACGGTCCCTTGATGATCCCCAAGCCGATGCAATTCTTACTGCGGCGTTGAACCGCGTCCTCACCGACGATGTGACTGGTGCACACGAGCTCCTCGCTGATGCATTTCCAACGATCTGTGCACGCGACACCCCGGACACTGTGTGGCTTACCGATGAACACTCTGCCGCCTGTCACCTCTTGGAGTCAGACGACGCACGCTACTAG
- a CDS encoding ABC transporter ATP-binding protein: protein MSQQQETADDTRYEPLLSVRNLTVEFETDRGRLRAIDGIDFDVQRGETVCIVGESGSGKTVTAETITKLIPMPPGQITSGEVFLDGRDLVPLSERDLRAIRGARIAHVFQNPEDALNHCFTVGWQIREAIQTHDDVGDTAARERAITLLDQVGIPDAATRYDDYPHEFSGGMKQRVVIAMALAATPDLLIADEPTTALDVTIQAQLLDLFDSLQQEYGMAILLITHDLGVAAELADRMVVLYAGKVMERGSVYDVFDRPAHPYTQALFDCLPGRGWALRTIEGRLPDLYHPPAGCRFASRCEYARAECSTGDQPPLYDVGNGQAASCVYYGPDGDPAALRNDRPGGDADG from the coding sequence GTGAGTCAACAACAGGAGACGGCCGATGACACCCGGTACGAACCGCTGCTATCGGTTCGGAATCTCACCGTTGAGTTCGAGACCGATCGGGGACGACTCCGAGCGATAGATGGTATCGACTTCGACGTGCAACGAGGCGAAACCGTCTGTATCGTCGGCGAGAGCGGGAGTGGAAAGACCGTCACGGCTGAGACGATAACTAAACTGATCCCAATGCCGCCCGGGCAGATCACGAGCGGCGAGGTGTTCCTCGATGGGCGGGACCTAGTACCGCTCTCGGAGCGTGACCTGCGCGCCATTCGAGGCGCTCGTATCGCCCACGTATTTCAAAACCCCGAGGATGCACTCAACCACTGCTTCACCGTTGGCTGGCAGATCCGTGAAGCGATCCAAACCCACGACGACGTCGGTGACACGGCAGCACGAGAGCGTGCCATTACGCTCCTTGATCAGGTCGGTATTCCCGATGCAGCGACGCGGTACGACGACTATCCCCACGAGTTTTCCGGCGGCATGAAACAGCGTGTGGTCATCGCGATGGCGCTGGCGGCGACGCCGGACTTGCTCATCGCCGATGAGCCGACGACCGCGCTCGACGTAACTATCCAAGCACAGCTGTTGGACCTCTTTGACTCCCTTCAACAGGAGTACGGGATGGCGATCTTGCTTATCACACACGACCTCGGCGTCGCCGCCGAACTTGCCGATCGAATGGTCGTCCTGTACGCCGGGAAGGTGATGGAGCGAGGGAGCGTCTATGACGTGTTCGATAGGCCCGCTCACCCATACACGCAGGCTTTGTTCGACTGTCTTCCCGGCCGAGGGTGGGCGCTCCGGACTATCGAGGGGCGACTACCTGATCTGTATCACCCACCTGCAGGGTGCCGGTTTGCCAGCCGATGTGAGTACGCCCGGGCGGAGTGTAGCACTGGCGACCAACCCCCGCTGTACGATGTCGGCAACGGCCAAGCGGCCTCCTGTGTGTACTACGGACCGGATGGTGACCCCGCGGCACTTCGAAACGACCGTCCGGGTGGTGACGCTGATGGGTGA